The Heptranchias perlo isolate sHepPer1 chromosome 30, sHepPer1.hap1, whole genome shotgun sequence region GCTGTGGTGTAAACCAGGTTTTGCTGCTTACAGCCCTGGTCGTTTGTTATAGATCCCTGTTCGAGAAAaaattgggggcggggtggggaaaTGGGATAGTGACAGTTTTGAGAGACATTGATCATATGGAGCGGGGTGATCAGCAAAATAAATATCGTACCGGTCCACTGCTCGCCCGACCCTCTGTATTCGCTCTTCTCCTTCGGAGTGCGCTTGTACGCAAGGTTGTTGCGGTTCTTCCAGCGGCACAGCCACCCGTTGGTGGGTTTGAACTCGATCCCCATCTCCTCGGCCAGGGCCTTGGCTTTGGCCATGAGCACCGGCCCGGAGATGGGGCCCTCTTCCTTGCTGGCGGTCCAGAACCAGCTGAGGAGAGCGTCGTCAATGGTCTGGTTCTTGCCCTCCCGCTTGCGCTTGCGCTCCAGGTTGCCCCCTCGGAGCCACTCCTCCAGGATCTCCTCTTTCTTCTTGACGATTTTGGAGATGGCGGAGGCTGTCAGCCCGTACTCCCGGGCGATCTCCTTCTGCTTGAAGGAAGGGTCGTTCAGCTTCAAGATGATCTGGACTTTCTGAGCCAGAGTGATGGCGGTCCTCTTGATTTTGATCGGGTTCTCCATATCAGCGCTGAAACAGCACAGAAACGGCAGAGAGTACAATAGCGTGTTTATACAAAGAGAGTCTCTAAATTCCTAACCATAAtccacgtttttttttaaaatgcctgtCAGCCGGTGCGGTTGTATACTGGATGTTTTTTTTCTGCTGTAGGTTCAGTTGAGTGAGGAAGGAATCAGCCAGCATTTACAGCACGGGCATAATGGAAGCTAACAAGCTCCAATGTAGCTGCTTGCAGAATGTGGAGAAAGAATGTGCTTCTCAGCCTTGTGCTGCACAGATCAGGAACAAAGAGGTCTGTGAAACGTGAAGTTGATGCTGAGCAGGCTTTAGGGATGTGCTTTGTGATGTAAAATAAGTGATCTCATCTGAAATTCGACACCACAGCCCAGCCCTGATAAGATCATCTCCAATTTGCTGACGCGCACTTGTGATCCTAGGCAGACGTTGATCTTATCAGGCACCGGCAGTACGTAAGGGAAATGGATTGTGGCTTCTTAACAAAAAATTTTAACaagggagagggaaaaacacaCACTTAAGTTGATCCTATGCAACGGCTTATCTCCAACAGGCTCCCAGTACATTAgcagtcagagagcaggaggaataTTTTAAATAGGCCTTAACCATCTCAGTACTGAATAATACCCAGCATAAAATAATAATTAAAGACAAAATAAAAAAGGCACGTAGGTTTTAATTGCCAcactaaaaattgaaaaataaatggATTATAATAAGGAACAAGGATGGTTGGCTTTACAAAGTGTGGAACAGTCAGTGAGTAACAacaaagagggaaagagaaagagggcgACACAGAGAAAAAACAGACATACAGAGAAACATACACAGTTATAAAACCGAGAGACACGCACAGAAAAGAGACACAGAAAACACAGACATAAATATAGAGAGAAAACAGATGCGCATGCAGAAATACAGAAAGAGAAGTATGTAAACActcagagacacacgcacagagaaaccagagacatacagagaaacacatgtaaaacacagacctATACACAACTACAGAACACAAAATACAGAactagacacacacacaaaacatagacctagacacacacacatgtgcagagagagagtgacaaagcAGCTCGTGAAAGCGAGAGACACATGCATACAGAAACAGACAGAACCCAAGGAAGatcgagagacacacacagagacagagaaaccctTTGCTATTTGATCTGTATGTCTTTGAGCTCATGCATGAGGTgagaaaaaacaaaacaaaagtttTAATCACTGGAGGTTAATGGAAATAGACTGGAACGCCTCAAAACGGTTAATCCTGAACAGGATGTGGTCTTAACCCTTCAAACACTAGGCTTCCTCTGTAGCTGGTAAATGAGAAAATATGTTTTCCAGCGCACCTTAAATGATCAATTTAAAACAAGACAAAAGAGGCGGGGAAAAAAGCTTTTAAATAGCAATATTCACTCAACAGTAATAATCCCAGAATTGCATGTAAGGAGTTGGTTGTATGTATGTAGAGGATTCTGATACATGGTTCGCTCAAACCCCCATCAGATTATCTTCAGCTGGCTTGTAGTTAAAAGAGCTGTAATAGCCTGGCTATGGATAAATGGTGTGAGGCTTCGCTTATACTCAGCAAGACGTGGGTTCAACCCTTAACCCCTTCGCTGGCCCAGTTTGTCAATGGATGAGATCTTATTACAAACACTTGAGCTTCTGATTCGACCAGAATCTCCCGTTCATAATACAACTTTGGaaagaattttatttttaaaaggctgAAATTCTCCTTGTAGGCGCGCGGTCAGTTTGATGCATTTTCCTGCGCAGGACGTCACAAGGTGAACGCAACTAAAAAAAAataccgactcccccccccccccccaaaaaaaaataccgcccccccaaaaaaaaacaagtgtttgttttgcccaattttctctctgtttccacaacaacttgcatttatatattgcctttaacattgtaaaacgtcctaaggcgcttcacagaagcgattgtcagacaaaatttgacaccgaggcacatgaagagatattaggacaaagagctaggttttaaggagggttttaaaggaggagagagaggtggcgaggattagggagggaattccagagcttagggcctaggcagctcttCCCTCTTCTCCCGAAGGCACCGTCTCCTACCTGGGTAACGTTCCACGAATGACAGGAATTCTTCGgttacctcacccaagtagccgcccttcatgtgtgagtccagacggtgagtgttggcaggctattccaccACGAGGGGCATCCCAATCCTTTCCTTGCCTGATACATGCACACCTTCTACCAGGGCCTCACTGGATATTAAATGGTTATAGAGAAGGTAACCTAGAATATTGGTTTAGAGTAAGCAAACAGTAAAGAAACAGGACTAAGATGGCATCAATATAGTTAGTGAAAAGTACATTTGAAACCAATCTTAAAAAGAACTTTTTTTACTCAATGCGTGAGAAATGTTAGGAATAATCTGCCAGgctgggtcagagacagatccatTAGGGACATTCAAAATACAGCTGGATGAGAGAAGAGGAGAGCCAAGGTATtatgaaagaacttgcttttatatggcGCCCTTCATAACCTCaatacgtcccaaagcacttcacagccaatgaagtactttattgaagtgtagtaatgtagggaaatgcggcagtcaatttgcacacagcaagatcccacaaatgaccagataatctggttcagtgatgttggttgaggggtaaatgaaggatgggctttgatgggctgAGCATCATTTCTCATCCGTGACTTTTCTCCAGTTTTTCATATTAGAGATAAGGGGGAaaagcctggctgattttttgtTTGTCGTCCCTCCTTAGCCCGGGAGCATGAAGACCCATTGTTACCACATCCAATGCCACTCCAGCGAAGAAAAATCCAGGAGTTAATACCATCTGCTGGAGGTATTTTGCTTAAACCTACGTATATAGGTTTACGCTGATGAGGGGTTAAAGTTGAATGCTTGTTTTAGTTACCATGGTGAAGGTAACATGAACATGCCTCTGTGGACCTCCAGTAGTTACCAATGAACTGAAGGACTATCACACAAAGTATTCACTGATAAAACAAGCTGCTTAATCACATCTGACGCTCTGGCCGTTCCTTCCCTTTATATATTTCGTTTGAACATATATTATTTTAGAATGATCGCCAAAAGTACAATAAATaatatttttgaatttttttttaaaaagcatcaaAATAAGTTACCCATTTTTCAAGTGAGTTCCATTTCACCATTCAATAGGGTCCACAATTTATCTTATAAACACAGTCCAGCTTTTCAAAAGCTGGAGAGCCCTTTAGGTTTGAATACCAACGTGGCAAGATTAGGTTACGGCTTCTATAAGATGAAAATACAGTTGTGACTGGGATAACTTATCAGTGATACCATACAAAAATTGATCTTTTGTTTCCCGTCAGCTGACTCCAATCAAAAGCACTGACAAAGGGAGGGGTACAAGACAATAAGGAAGAGAAAAGCAATACGTAACCAGGCTTTGTGGCTGATAGGCGGTGTAGTTTGACTTTTAAACCCAACACTGCAATCAAAGGCATGTAACCGTTACCCTGCTATTTTTGAGAAAAATGTTCACTTAACAGatgaaagacagaaagaacttgcatttatatggtgcctttcacaacctcaggacttcccaaagcacttttgtcccaatgaagtactttatgaagtgtagtcactgttgtaatgtaggaagcgcaggagccaatttgcacacagcaaggtcccacaaacatcaatgtgataatgaccaggtaatctgttttttagtaatgttggttgagggataaatattggcccaggaccatggagagaactccccttgctcttctttgaaatagtgccgtgggatcttttcacgtccacctgagggggcagacatggcctcggtttaacatcttatccgaaagacggcacctccggcagtggtGCACTCCCTTAGACAAGCCATGACAGAGTGACCTGATTGTACTGTGCCCCCCTGTTTATGTGTACAAGTAGAGTTGGTCTCCATGTAGCGAAAGCCCAGTGCATTTGTGCAGGATCGGATGACCATTTGACCAGTGGTCATCCATGAAATAATGATACTTATTTGTTTGCCATGGGCTTATTGCAGCTCTATGGATCGTTCCCTGGAGTGTCAAAGTGGGTAATCCTTCCTGCACCCATTTCCAGAGGGTTGGTTGGAAGTTTCCTGCGAATGGACCTCGGTCAGCAGACTTTGGTTGGCCTGCTCCTGTGTGGAACATGTCAGTTTTCTGGAACTTTAACCAGCAGCAGACCTGTAACTCAGGGCTTGTCAAGTATTTTTGTTCTGGTTAAACTGCTTTCAGTGGTTAGAAGATCCTGTTCCTTGACTGTTCCGGTTCCCTGGAGCAGGGGATGACGTTATAAGGAATAAGTTATAGAATTCTGGAAAACCAGCAAGGGACTTACAGGAATTGCAATCTAATTACAAGGTTCAGACAATAACTAGGAGTGGTTTTATAAACATCATTTCAACCCTTTGACTAGCTTTCAGCCTTATAACACACTTCCTGTCATCTTACAGAACTTAACTACaataaaggaaaaacttgcatttataattgcACCTTAtgaaaaatatcccaaagcactttatgtacagtgagttactttgaagtgcagtggcgGCAAAAACAGCAGCCACTtcatgtacagcaagatcccataaacagtgaATGAAATGAATGAACAGGCGGTCTTTTTTTTCTGGCGTTGCTGATTGAGAGAGGCATGTTGCCCAGGACACAGGCAGAACTCCCtgtccttcttcaaatagtgccatgggatctttaacacccaTCTGAACATCAGAAGGACcactggggccttggtttaaagtctcatctgaaggactatTGGTGGGAGAGTCCCAGCTTCTCAGTCTGGCAATGGCCACACAATCTCCTTTGTGTAATGGTGCATGAGGTCTCACCAGGGAATAATGTGCAGTGGATACAGGGAGATGTTCTGTGCTGTTAATGTATTCATACAGGCTTATTActtctgacctcttgcacatccccgattttcatcgctccaccactgtcggccgtgcctccagctgtctaggccctaagctctgaaattcactccctaaacctctctgcctcactacctctctctcctcctttaagacgctccttaaaacttaactatttgaccaagcttttggtcacctgtcctaatatctccctatgtggctcctgtgaagcgccttgggaccttttactacattaaagacgctatataaatgcaagttgttgttgttgtcacttTGTTGAGCAAATCAACCATTGTATCGGAAAGATTAATTTTCAAAAAATTGATGCAGACACGGAGGTTGTTATTAATAGACCTTTCATTATAGTTTACTTAAAACCatagcccagaaattactgtGACGATATCAGTGTATGAAAGCTTAACGTGTTTTAATGGAAGTGTTAGCCGTAGTGCATTTCTAGGTTTATAACTTTACAAATTTGCCAAGGGACCATGACATTTTTAAATTGCAGCAGTTTCCCTGAGCAGTGCTTCTAATCTCACTGCAGGTTTCCACTAAAAATGTCAGCCTCGGTGTCTGCTAAGTGAGTAGaaatgaaagaaaataaaaatgaacaGCACAGCACAGAGATGAGGAGATGCTCATCCCCTCGATGGTCCAGTGGGTAATCTCCAGATTGGAGGAGGGTGGAAGAAcaggcagggtttctgctcctgattgtcaTCCTATAACTGTCCCTGCCTGTAAAGTACATGCTCATGGCTCTCAGGTGAGGACAAATTGGGCTTGAcatccgtctttcagatgagacgttaaaccgagaccccatctgctctctcatggtggatgtaaaagatccccctgcactattttgaaaaagagcagggggagttctccccggtgtcctgggccaatatttatccctcaaccaatatcactaaaaacagattaactggtcatagtcacattgctgtttgtgggagcttgctgtgcgtaaattggctgccgcgtttcctacattacaacagtggctacacttcaaaaagtatttcattggtcgtaaagctctttgggatgtcctgaggtcttgaaaggcgctatataaatgcacgttctttcgtGTTGCCCTCCATAGTCAAGCAACCGACCAATACTCATACTTGCAGAATGTCCACTTGAACGAGGAGCCGATAGCTGTCGAACCCCAACAAGAATCAGctgcttcaggagaggaggggagagcaaTTCTTGTTAAAAGTCTTTCCAAAGTATAACGTCACTCTCAGCTACAAAAGTTTTCAcgtaggaatgtaggaacaggaggaggccattcagtccctcgagcttgttccgccattcaatcagatcttggctgatctgtgtcttaactccattcatccgccttggttccgtaacccttaatacccttgcctaacaaaaatctatcaatctcagttttgaaattttcagttgaccctcagcctcaacagctttttgggggagtgctccaaatttctgctaccctttgtgtgaagaagtgcttcctgtcatcacccctgaacggcctggctctaattgtaaggttatgcccctttgttctggacacccccaccagaggtaatagtttctctcttatctaccCTATTAACATTTTGCCTGCAGCCTGCTCCTTGCGGTGAACTGGAAAGCAAGTGGAAACTTGGCAAAAGGGAAGGTGATGGAAAATCGAATATTAAGTGTGCCTGACCTgaatcctgtctctctctctctctcttgctccactCCCGTTAATCCTGCTTTGTGTAACGCTCAGCTCATTTCTGGGCCCACCCAGTGATTGGAAGTGTTTTTGAGTTTGTAAACCATGGTTAGTGCTTTTACAGCTAGTTTGAACCCTGTCACCTCTGCGATTCAATGTCCTAATTGCTGTTGTAAACAGCTGTATGTTCTTTAACCTTAACTAGCCAGATGagatgggggttggtggaggaGGTAACAGGTATTTACTCAGAGATAAAGCCTGCTTATGTCGCACAATCGCTAATGGCTCAGGTTACACAAGTCTGAATTCTTTTTTGGTGTTGTAATTATATTTTGTTGAAGCTTATGCACTTAGGTAACCTCAGATTTATATCCATGTGTTTGTTCCGTGTGTAAGGTTCAGCAGCTGCTAATATAGAGAGTACCCTGACAACTGGGAACATTGCGAGAAAACTCATTCGGTTCATCGGGAATAGGGCATAAAAGGGGGGTTTGTGTCAGAGATTCGCAAGATCGTTTGGGAGTACTTTGGGCTAAACCAACATCCACTCACGTGGGCtcatcaacagcaacttgcatttatacagcgcctttaatgttgtaaaaatatcaggcgcttcacaggagcgattatcaaacaaaatttgacactgagtcgcATAAagagatgaccaaaagtttggtcaaaggggtaggttttaagaagcgacttaaaggaggagagagaggtagagaggcggagaggtttaggagggaattccagagcttagggcctaggcagatgaagatactgaaggaggctattcggtccattgtgcgtgtgctggatct contains the following coding sequences:
- the LOC137300198 gene encoding tigger transposable element-derived protein 3-like, whose amino-acid sequence is MENPIKIKRTAITLAQKVQIILKLNDPSFKQKEIAREYGLTASAISKIVKKKEEILEEWLRGGNLERKRKREGKNQTIDDALLSWFWTASKEEGPISGPVLMAKAKALAEEMGIEFKPTNGWLCRWKNRNNLAYKRTPKEKSEYRGSGEQWTGFPVFVHPSLYLQDGQPVPDYYGEGTTTQPLDEAEEDSREQPSEGAEQEEQDSQFYTGES